One window of the Salvia splendens isolate huo1 chromosome 1, SspV2, whole genome shotgun sequence genome contains the following:
- the LOC121776332 gene encoding uncharacterized protein LOC121776332, with translation MPQVDLETLVAACAGGGNDRKITCETLADDDPTQNDAVVDHGKAASDIPPESFWLSKDAEYDWFDRNAFYERKDSTRANSNSISTHHAAATSSNPQRSFKSIIGLPKTQKTAFVDSKRRACKPPNIRLFPKRSGSSAGKPTHEPGSPKVSCMGRVRSKRGRRQRSNSLRKTNDKPADKMKTGLYSKVMSLFRSKKKASRSGSRKLMENIHEPARISVRVNAPVCSEPPGLGGITRFASGRPRS, from the coding sequence ATGCCTCAAGTTGATCTGGAAACCCTAGTCGCGGCCTGCGCCGGCGGAGGAAACGACCGGAAAATAACCTGTGAAACCCTCGCCGACGACGACCCCACGCAAAACGACGCCGTCGTAGATCACGGCAAAGCCGCGTCAGACATCCCTCCGGAGTCGTTCTGGCTATCGAAAGACGCAGAATACGACTGGTTCGACCGGAACGCGTTTTACGAGCGAAAGGACTCAACTAGAGCCAACTCCAATTCAATTTCAACCCACCACGCTGCTGCCACCTCCTCCAATCCCCAGCGGAGCTTCAAGTCCATCATCGGCCTGCCTAAAACCCAAAAAACCGCCTTCGTCGACTCCAAACGCCGCGCCTGCAAACCGCCCAACATAAGGCTGTTCCCCAAGCGGTCTGGGTCGTCCGCAGGGAAACCGACCCATGAACCGGGTTCACCCAAGGTCTCCTGCATGGGGAGGGTCAGATCTAAGCGAGGCCGCCGCCAACGATCCAACTCCCTCAGAAAGACAAATGATAAACCGGCTGACAAGATGAAAACCGGACTCTACTCGAAGGTGATGAGCCTGTTCCGGTCGAAGAAGAAGGCGTCCAGGTCAGGAAGCCGGAAATTGATGGAGAATATCCACGAACCGGCGCGGATAAGCGTGAGAGTGAATGCACCGGTTTGTAGCGAACCGCCCGGTTTGGGTGGGATAACCCGGTTTGCATCGGGGAGGCCGAGGAGTTAA
- the LOC121776422 gene encoding alpha carbonic anhydrase 1, chloroplastic-like: KSLDISMAARFGFFTLTVSVLIILGSDALTTKVEETLQFTYSGATGPDKWASLNPNFSLCATGKLQSPINIVSAQAVRSSKWKPLIRNYWAVNVTLVDNKFTVAIEYPDDTGEISLDEKQYRLKQMHWHSPSEHRINGNRFAAELHMVHVSDDGKVLVVATLFQLGRPDQVLQTIDKKLYELGSEYRSRSRSRSSEGTAPIQVGVFHPAELRTSLRKYYKYTGSSSVPPCTEHLIYLVIAKPRCISKQQVAALKAPLHIRCKNNARPCQPLNARHVHLYQD; this comes from the exons AAATCTCTGGATATTTCCATGGCTGCTCGGTTCGGTTTCTTCACTTTGACAGTTAGTGTGCTGATTATTCTGGGCTCAGATGCTTTGACTACAA AGGTAGAGGAAACGCTGCAATTCACGTACTCAGGAGCAACGGGGCCGGACAAGTGGGCGAGTTTGAATCCCAACTTCTCCCTCTGCGCAACTGGGAAACTGCAGTCGCCCATTAACATCGTCTCTgccca AGCTGTTCGAAGCAGCAAGTGGAAGCCTCTCATAAGAAATTACTGGGCCGTGAATGTCACTTTGGTCGATAATAAGTTCACCGTTGCG ATTGAGTACCCTGATGATACAGGAGAGATAAGTCTAGATGAGAAGCAGTATAGGCTGAAGCAAATGCACTGGCATTCGCCATCTGAGCATAGAATCAATGGAAACAG GTTTGCGGCAGAGCTTCACATGGTGCACGTATCCGACGATGGCAAAGTGTTAGTAGTAGCCACCCTTTTCCAGCTTGGACGGCCTGATCAAGTTCTTCAAACG ATAGACAAGAAACTGTATGAACTGGGGAGTGAGTACAGAAGCAGAAGCAGAAGCAGAAGCAGCGAGGGGACAGCGCCGATACAAGTAGGAGTATTCCATCCGGCAGAATTAAGGACAAGTCTGAGGAAATACTACAAATACACAGGGTCTTCGAGTGTTCCTCCTTGCACCGAGCATCTCATCTATCTTGTTATCGCTAAG CCGAGATGTATATCTAAACAGCAAGTAGCAGCTCTCAAGGCTCCACTCCACATCAGATGCAAGAACAACGCCAGGCCTTGTCAGCCACTCAATGCACGACACGTCCACCTTTACCAGGATTAA